The DNA region tccctacccggcttcactcaccaggacttcccaactgcctggcttcactcaccaggactttcccttgcctggcttcactcaccaggactttcactttcacctagcttcactcactagggttttcacctggcttcactcaccaggatttccaatctgcctggcttcactcaccaggacttttccgtctgcctggcttcactcaccaggactttccatctgcttggcttcactcaccaggactttcacctggcttcactcaccaggattttccatctgtcttcctgatctagagaacgagctaccgagccctctctgacctagtccgaagaacgagctaccgagtcctctccgtctttcacttccggtccagagaacgagctaccgagccctctctgacctagtccggagaacgagctaccgagccctctccgacttccacttgccaagttcccatacttggacttctccgtgccaagtctccatacttggactttctctcgtgccaagctccctgcttggacttttcccgtgccaagctccctgcttggactttttcgtgccaagtcaactcacctcgggtcaaccgggtcaaccttgaccaagggttgcacccacaacctcccaagtttctgttcttgtcaaacatcaagatacaacttgagtcaggtcaactcgagtcaggtcaactaggtcaaccttgacctaaggttgcaccaacaattttccatcaaaatacaactcttttgttctcgtcaaacatcaaaatacaactcgagtcaggtcaactcgagtcgggtcaaccaggtcaaccttgacctaaggttgcaccaacaatctccccctttttgatgtttgacaaaaccataacctaacttaggttttctaatgttcttccttgaacattctccccaaacctacactctccccctttttgacacatatcaaaaagagtgaatcaaggtcaagagtttctttctaatgaaggtcttatacctttcattgaaacccttaatttcccccttgatactaaagtcaacaatcaacttagtgataatctcatatcactcaagtctttagagtaaaaactctccctaaaagtcaactcccccttgactaataggtaaaactccccctaaaggtcaactcccacttgaccattgcaccaacaatgtcttggagagtttcaagcctttagaaatccaaaacaccaactcccagctgaaatttcagacaaacagtcgaaaatcagcaagttggcacgcgctgatcggtcacctaACCGATCAGAaactccctggatcggtccagtgaccgatccagcatcccctggaccgatcaggcaacctcctgatcggtcaatcatgctgatttctgaatttcttcctcccgaaattcagaaacccctacaaaattacagaaaattccaaaaattataaaattttgaggatacatttttCATAAcctatactatcatggaaaaataattttctatgaaaataacttccatttttaaatcttgatacaaagttcgaaaagttttgaaatagctcaaagtttcaaaaactttgtatgaACTTGCTTAATGATGAATGCTGTGATTACATTGAGAGATCTCCAACAGACCCGAAGGCTGTGATTACATCTTACGAGGGGAAACACAACCACGACATCCCAGCTGCAAGAAATACTAAGCCATAAACAGTGACTGCAAAAAACTGCTTTCGACGTCGCCATATTTCTCAAATCGTCACGGAGCGAAGCTCATGCCTCATGGAGCATGTGCTGCATTTCTTGGAGGCACAGAGGCTTAAAAAGAAAGTTCAACAAATATGCAGTGAAGAGAAGAGTATCCTAAATATGCAACGTCGCCCTTGTTCTGTGTTTGTAGTTGTGTGCGATTAAGGTACGTTGTACATGCTTGATGACTCGTGTATTACTTTTAAATTATACTCAGGCAATTGACATGCGTTCTCTGTTGTACAACATTTATCCAACATCAAATGAGATAAATAATTGCCACTGCATGCGTTGCATTTGTGTTCAAGACCTGGGAATTTCGTATCGATTATGGATGGACCTTTCGTGTTCTATCACCCAACAAAGTAATTCACTAGAACATTGACTGAACGTCAAAGATAACAAGacgtacatttttttttttttgtttttaaactaCAACGCActgatttattaaaaatatatcaaGCAGTATTGcgctaattttgaaaatagtctttgtaaaaaaataaaataagcccTCGTACGATAGATCCTTTCCCAAATTCTTGTATAGCGAGAACTTCATGCAACTGTCTTCCCAGGTCCTTATAGTTGTGCCAAGAGATCGACCATGGCGTCGCGTGGCTTGCACAGGGCCAGCAACGGAGTGGCCGATGGTACGGTAAAACCCGGCTCTTCTGTCAgatccacctcttcctccccgACCCTCTTCCACTCGAAGCACTGCACCAGCGACGCCAGCACCAGCCCGATGGAACTCAACGCCATGGCTTCCCCCGGGCAGCGCCGCCTCCCGCATCCGAACGGCACGTACTTGTGCCCCTTCCCTTCCCCCTCCCTCTCGAACCGCTCCGGCTTGAACTGCCTCGGCTCCTCCCACAGCTCCGGATCCCGGTGCAGCTTGTGCGCGTTCACGATCAGCATCGTGCCGCGCGGCACGGCGACGCCGCCCACCTCGCAGTCCGCCACGGACTCCCTTGGCACCAGCAGCGGCCCCGGAGGGTGCAACCGCAGGGTCTCCTTGATGACGTTGGTGACGCAGCGGAGGCTCGGGAGGTCGGAGGGGCCCACAAGACGGCCGTGGCCGACGTGGGCTTCTATTTCGCCGTGGAGCTTCTGGAGGAGGTGGGGGTGGTTGAGGAGCAGCGCCATTGCCCATTCCAAGGTCGTGGTGGTCGTATCAGTTCCGGCTAAAATCATGTTCTGCACCATTCCTTTGATGGTTGTGTCAGTATAGCGTGGATCGTCAAGCATCATGTCCATCATGCTCTGCTTTCGATCCCCTTCCGCCGCTCGTCCCCATCCAACTCAGCCACGGCAGTAACTCCTCCGGGCTCACCACCGCGCTCATTTGGAACGCTTCGTCTATCATTCTCACTAACTCATTCCCCTCGCCCTTCTGCCTCCTCCCAATTATCATTTCCATCAAAGAGTCCAATACCACCTCCTTCATCCTCCACCTCCAATCCACCTGCTGGAACCCTTCGCCTTCGCCACCGCCGCGAAAGAGGCTCCGGAGGAGGACGCAGAGTCTGTTGGAGAGGAGCTGGCTGAAGGCCTGTAGGTGGGTGGGGGAGAAGATGTGGAGTGCGACGAAACGGCGGAGGTTGATCCACTCGGGGCCGTAGGGGAGGGTGATCATGGTTGTGCAGTTGTAATTTAAGTGGATGCCGGAGAGGAGCATGGGGCGGTTGGTGAAATTGAGGTCGAGGTAGGTGAAACACTGTCGGACGGCGGCGGATGAGGAGACAACGAGGGTGCGGCGCGAGCCGAAGTAGAGGAGGAGCTTGGAGGGACCATAGCGGTCGCTGAGGCAGGCCAGAGCATGGTGCAGGTACCGGTGACGGATAAGCAGATAGAGGTGGCCGACGACCGGGAGGCGGACGGGGTAGTGGTGAACGGAGAAGATGAGCAGGCTAAGAGAGAAGATGAGCAAACCCCACAACACCGCCTGAAACATCTTGCTTTCTTACTTTCAACCGAAATCTCCTACGCTTAATTGGCTTAAGATGTATCGTATTTTAACCATGAACACGGATGGAGAATTTGACGTGAACGTCATGATTATCTGCAACGCCTTTAACGTGCAAATGCATtaatacatgttttttttttaatcaatctgTAGCATTAACGTGTTAAAATATTTGAACTCGTTAATACTACACTGCTAAAAAAAGTTATGTAAACAACGGAATGCGACGTACAGAAGAACGGATATGGGATGGGATATGATGGGATGCGAGCGTGAAGCATGCCTGAGCGTGTCCCACAATCTCAATGTGCTTACCATGGATTCATGTATTCATTGGGCTAACGTTTCTATTTTATTAACAATTAGTACTCATATTTATTTTAAGGGAAAGTTTccacattaataaataaaattttatatgcaATTTCCactaatataaatttttattttcgctccttaatcaaatatatttatttaattattcctgatattttttatataaaagatttaaaaataaatataaagtacTTTttccctccgacgttcaagtcaggtactttttccccagaagcacagagaaaggatgaaaagtaaagacgagtaagaaatgacgagtgagcgtacctgcataagggacaaagcatctctttttatactgcaacggatgtttctggggcctggcgggtgtcagggaatgtcggctgtcagactTTGTCGGGCGGAGAATGACACGCGGCGTCTCCTCATAGGCTGGCGGCAGAACCAAAGGGGCTAATGAGCCcagactgttagcatattccctgacacaatgattattctctgacattctctgacagacagttacgattccctggcttgTTTATCCTGTAGTGCCTGGACGCTAGGTATGTACTCCGAGGTCTGTATTCCAACCTgtttctgtctgctgttatccatggttcgTATGTCTcgactgttaggatcgatgatcgcggctagagagggggggtgtgaatagccgccccaaatcgttcgtttctttctacaaatcaaggttagcgcagcggaaataaacaatagaaacgacaacggagaatagcaaacctcaaactcgtcgatgtaacgaggttcggagataaaactcctacttctcggcatgtccgtaaggtggacgaagcctatcaatccgtcggtggatgagtccccagaaaaccggctaatgtaacactcattctgggtggagaaacatcgccacaatgttttgcaaaagcaatacaggagtagaaagcagcaagaagcaaaatacaatacaaatgtatgaaacaccttcgcttacttgccttctcttcgactggatgaagcagcagcttcaaaccACGACTACAACAACTGATCGGTTGGTCCCAagagtggaagctcacaaaagcttcaggaacgaagagctcaACAGCGATTGCCGTGCGAAGAAgaagcagagaggaagaagaaggaagacgtAGAGAcaagcccttgaactccttttataactcgTGACTCAACCTCGCATCGCATCGCGAAGAACGAAGATGAAGACTAGCTGCCAGAGCCAACGGATAGCAGACCGATCGGTCAAGCCCGATCGGTCCAGGCACTGACGGTCCCGTGACCGATCAGCcccaccgatcggtcccggaccaaTCCCACCTCTCAGAAGAGAGGTGGTTGCCTCGATCGATcgtgagaccgatcagactcccgaTCGGTCTCCACCGATCGATGACTTATGTAACCCTTcatttgttatccgatcggtcaccgaccgatcgatactcgatcggatcggtcaccagacgaTCCGTGTTAGAGCTCcagcctaaaccctaaatggtcccgagaacgagccactgagccctctcttgacctagtccagaacgagctaccgagccctctccgactcggtccgtccaaagaacgagctaccgagccctctcgaccacggtcaggagaacgagctaccgagccctctccgattttccgtgccaagtctccaacttggtcttctccgtgccaagtctccatacttgacttttcccgtgccaagctccctgcttggacttttcaccagatgtctagtcaatcttgacccatctggatttccttgcccggcttcactcactgtgactttcaaatgcctagcttcactcactaggtctttcccccggcttcactcaccggtctttcccaaccgcctagcttcactcaccggactttctcaaacttcggcttcactcaccgtgacttttcactttcacctagcttcactcactaggattttcaccgcttcactcaccggatttcccGATCGCTTCACTTACCAGACTTTTTCGAATCGCCTGGTtttactcaccagactttccgaatcgcctaacatcccaattaggacttcccagtcaagtatccggtcaaccttgacctacttaactcttcttcatccaacctgatcagaccctgatcagtatctctccgcatggacaactgcacctgcattgtccatgtttacatgtctttctgtattgtcaaacatcgaaaccatgaccaaggtttacgcttggtcaactaggtcaaccttgacctactggaaattgcaccaacaatctcccctgtTGGTagaatacctttaagttaggctaatccaacagcctcaactttcttcatgccactaggtaatgaaacataagttacaaccttacattctccttctaagaaggcagcctccttcttagataatgaaggcctaacttaaacccttcattctccccctgttggcacacatcaacaaactctccccttgaagagtaagttatcgttgttcacaacttcatttgttgtgatcaacaaactctcccactaactccaatgttcttccttgaacattctctagacattctctccccctttttgatacacatcaaaaggagtaaatcaaggtcaagagtttcttcctaatgaaagtctcatacctttcattgaaacccttaattttccccttgacactagagtcaacaattaacttagtgataatcccatatcacttaagttttttaggagtaaaaactccccctaaaagtcaactcccccttgactaataggtaaaactcccccttgaccattgcaccaacaatgtcttggagagtttcaaccctttagaaatccaaaacaccaacttcattgctgaaatttcagaaatttcagataGCACGGTCGAAACTGgcatgccctgatcggtcaccagaccgatcaggtcttccctggatcggtcacagtgatcgatccacaactgcctggaccgatcagactcccttctgatcggtccacaacctctgatatcagtctctgaatttccttccgaaattcagaaacccctacaaaattccagaaattataaaactttgaggatacattcctcataacatatactatcaaggaaaaatagttttctatgaaaataacttccatttttaaaacttgatacaaagttcgaaaaactttgaaatagttctagtttaactcaactttgtatcaactttctcaatgatgaatgctatcactagaaaagcttcatcaaggtttttcaaatcaactttgaaatgattttaaaccatttaatttaggaccacaatctttgagctaaatgtacatgacttgtacataagctttccctatgatccccaattttgaattaggctcatctaggtacaagaactatgcaccttgttcctaactcatcatcctaatatctcacacacagctaaggtgtatcaaacacatccaagtcaattttgatgtgagatatgggtttaggtcatcttaggctaagttctcatgcattttctaaacaacaatttgatctccatatcaaattgtgtttttgtccttaaatcaaattaattgattttaaatgcaaaagatgatgacatggcatataatgatatcataagtaagaacatgtgccaatgtcatgatgtcatggcataaagtatgaaacttaaataaagcatgacatataaataacctaagcattatcatggcatttcaaatgaacatagattaaatatgatgtcatgacatggcatatggcaaacaatatatggcacataacatgtcaaggtatagaaaatacctaattctagccttagttgtcatttttgataatttcgatcattttgccataaattctatattcctaagtgtaatagacctaaaatcgtatcctcaagacttttagatcactatgtgccaactagattgactctagaaaattcctcaaatgtggttggcacatcctaattatcttaggaataattcttaatttcattttcaaggcttgattataccttgaaaaatcctaaagtgccaccttttgtcatgattaggttaactacctattcaagtaaggttggcacaccctaactaatctagcgtgatgaaatcacgctcctaggaacccaatacctatttgagctcattgggttcactaaatattcactagggatgacttccctagcaaccctcctaatgaccctcctaggctttaaagccttggtcatttgggactcatcaagatcaactctaggggtgactccctttgtgaccttggtgatggtcttcctagccctagattttgttccataatcgaatggaacattgtgataagttggcttgaccatttgggacttaggtttgtgactcaaacctctcttgtccttggacttgagtttttgacccctagaccctagagtcaaatccttaagagtcttttctagagagtcaagtcttgacctcaagacttgattttccttctttaatacctcaagacttgatttgtcatttttctttgaggcattcctaggcatgtgtctagttgatttgggattcctacctaggttttccttagccttagatgggttaattctagggttggctttcctaatgttatccttatctaggctcacatgtttggcacctaagcatgtgtatcgatttctataattatcatgcttatcattattgtcaattgcaatcaaactactatcatgcatcttactagtattgcaataatgtgccttagagattaccttagggtttgccttagctccccctatcgatgtgctcggtctcttgtccttgtgagattgcctccccctcggacattggctccgataatgtccccttcgcttgcattggaagcacaccacgtgctccttgcccttgcgtgttgggactccggcttccttgacctttggcgccggtggagtctttctaaccctctttggacatttactcttgtaatgtccaaattccctacactcaaagcacattatgtgtaatttgctagaaactaaatgacttgagttacctagagttgaggatggatgaacgctttctccttcatcccttccggaggtagaagcttcttcttcttgctccgaacttgaagaagaactctcctcctcttcttctttagatgttgagtggccctcaacttctaaatccattcctgcATGAaatgagctacttggctcacttgactcctcttcatgacttgaagtggagttctcctcatggaactttgccaagttattccacaactccttggcatcgttatatccacctatcctacacaaaacatcattaggtaaagaaaattcaaaaattttcaatacctcatcgttgactagggattggtggacttgttccttggtccactccttcttctctaaggtttctcctttcttgtccatcggaggcttgaaacctaattgaacacaactccaattttcaaggttagtcataagaaagtacttcattcttaccttccaaaacgcgaagtcgtcgatatcgtagaaaggtggaattgtgatgtcttctccgagttgatccatctctagcttgtgctccctcgggtgttaatccggcgaagagcgacctcgctctgataccacttgttaggatcgatgatcgtggctagagagggggggtgtgaatagccgccccaaatcgttcgtttctttctacaaatcaaggttagcgcagcgaaaataaacaatagaaacgacaacggagaatagcaaatctcaaactcgtcgatgtaacgaggttcggagatgaaactcctactcctcggcgtgtccgtaaggtggacgaagcctatcaatccgtcggtggatgagttcccggaaaaccggctaatgtaacactccttctgggtggagaaacctcgccacaatgttttgcaaaagcaatacaggagtagaaagcagcaagaagcaaaatacaatacaaatgtatgaaacaccttcgcttacttgccttctcttcgactggatgaagcagcagcttctcggatccaaccacaacagcaacatcaactgatcagttggtcccagccgagtggaagctcacaaaaagcttcaggaacgaagagctcagcaaagctcgcagaagaacttgtagcagcaagaagaaacagagagaaagaagaaggaagacgTAGAGAcaagcccttgaactccttttataacctgcactcaacctgcactgcacctgcgaagaacagaagacagaagactagccattgtgagccaacggatagttctggaccgatcaggctgaagcctgatcgatccagggcaccTTTGATCGgtcctggtgaccgatcaggccccagtctgatcggtccccggaccgatcccacctctctgtaagagaggtggctgcatctctgatcgatcgtggagaccgatcagactccctgctgatcggtctccagaccgatcagatgacttacagaacccttctgtttgttatctgatcggtcaccagatcgatcagatactcaggcgtatcactggatcggtcagcaggaTCCatgtttagagctccagccctaaaccctaaatggtcttgagaacgagccaccgagccctctcttgacctagtccgagaacgagccaccgagccctctccgacttcgtccggtccagaacgagccaccgagccctctcgaccagtcccgagaacgagccaccgagccctctccaactttctcgtgccaagtctccaacttggtcttctccgccaagtctccatacttggacttttcccgtgccaagctccctgctgacttttcaccagatgtccggtcaaccttgacccatctggatttccctgcccggcttcactcaccagacttccaaaccgccagcttcactcactaggtctttcccgcaGCTTCCACTCACTGTGTCTTtcctaactgcctagcttcactcaccaggactttcttcaactgcctggcttcactcaccaggacttttcactttcacctagcttcactcactaggattttcacctggcttcactcatcaggatttcttgactgcctggcttcacttaccaggactttccgaactgcctggcttcactcaccaggacttttcgaactgcctggttttactcaccaggactttccgaactgcctaacatcccagttaggacttcccagtcaagtatccggtcaaccttgacctacttgactcttcttcatccaacctgatcagaccctgatcagtatctctccgcatggacaactgcacctgcattgtccatgtctacatgtctttctgtattgtcaaacatcaaaaccatgaccaaggtttacgcttggtcaactaggtcaaccttgacctactggaaattgcaccaacaccgacctgtacgccaggtctgtatcctgacctacttctatctgctgttatccatggtttgtacatcccgacctgtacgccaggtctgtatctcgACCTGCATCTGTTCTACTGTTATTCATGGCTTGtatgtcctgacctgtacgctaggtcagtatcccgacctgcatctgttCTACTGTTATCTatgacttgtacgtcccgacctgtacgccatgtTTGTATCTCGACCAACATCTGTtctactattatccatggcttgtatgtcccgacctacaTCTGTccattgttatccatggcttgtacgtcccgacctgtaagccaggtctgtatcccgaccagCATCTGTTCTATTGTTATCCATAgcttgtacatcccgacctgttcgccaggtctgtatcccgacctgcatctgttctactattatccatggcttatacgtctcgacctgtacgctaggtctgtatcccgacctgcatctgtccactgttatccatggcttgtacgtcccgacccaTACGCcggtctgtatcctgacctgcaTCTGTTCTACTGTTAtacatggcttgtacgtcccgacctgttcGCCAGGTCTATATCTCGACCTACATTTgttctactgttatccatggcttgtacgtcccaacCTATACGTCATGTCTGTATCCCAACCTGCATCTGtccactgttatccatggcttgtatgtcccgacctgtacgccaggtctgtatcccgacctgcatctgttCTACTGTTATCcgtggcttgtacgtcccgacttgTACGCCAGGTTTGTATCTCGACATGCATCTGTCTGTTGTTATCCCCGATTTACACTTCCCGACCTGTAAGCTAGGTTTGTATCCTGGCCTTCTGTGCTTCGTCTGAGGCCTTCCCTTCTGCTCCTTTACCTGGCCTGTGGGCCCTCTCCTTAGCTGTACTTGGCCTGTGGATCCAGTTCTCAGCTGTACCCATCCTGTGAGCCCCGTTTCTTGATTGCTATCGAGGCTGGATCTGATCCAACTTGTAATCCTATCCTTTGACTGCCCCGTCAGCTGGGACTCTGACCACAGCCCtgcaagcttgacttctgacttctGAAAGCTTGAATTCTGACCTCCACGtatccttgacttctgacctccacgtaagcttgacttctgacctccacgtaagcttgacttttgacctctacgtaaGCTTGaattctgacctccacgtaagcttgacttctgacctccacgtaagcttgacttctgacctctacGTAAGCTTGaattctgacctccacgtaagcttgacttctgacctccacgtaagcttgactcctGACCATCCTTTGGTCTTGACTCCTAAAcacatcatcttactgaccccacaatcatgcaccgtatcacaagcctccccctcaagtctagtcgaaggaggctcttgtccgactgactagactccaGTCTCTTTGTTACCCGACCTGGTTCTTTCATCCTCTGCCGACCTGTTTTCCATCTATCTTCTTCAGAATTTCTCGTAGTCCTAGGAGATAAACTAGATGGTTCTGTGTGTATATTGATTCTTCAACTTCCGAGCCTACTCTTCTCCTATAAATGTTACACTGTTTTCGAAGCGTCCACTCAAGTTCCGaggaaatcccttcaccttcttcttccttataaaAGGTCCGAGCATACCCTTCTCCTCTATGCTTCAAGCTCTCCTCTTGTTAATAAAGCATCAAGCCTCCAT from Zingiber officinale cultivar Zhangliang chromosome 4B, Zo_v1.1, whole genome shotgun sequence includes:
- the LOC121977343 gene encoding cytochrome P450 81Q32-like, which produces MMDMMLDDPRYTDTTIKGMVQNMILAGTDTTTTTLEWAMALLLNHPHLLQKLHGEIEAHVGHGRLVGPSDLPSLRCVTNVIKETLRLHPPGPLLVPRESVADCEVGGVAVPRGTMLIVNAHKLHRDPELWEEPRQFKPERFEREGEGKGHKYVPFGCGRRRCPGEAMALSSIGLVLASLVQCFEWKRVGEEEVDLTEEPGFTVPSATPLLALCKPRDAMVDLLAQL